CAGAAGTTTTAGGCTGGAAGCCCCTTTGTACCGCGGGTCGGTATCGGGAAAATGCCGCCCAATGTCCCCAAGAGCCGCCGCCCCCAGCAGGGCATCTTTAATGGCGTGCAATAGCACGTCGGCGTCCGAATGGCCTTCAAGACCATATTCGTACGGGATCTCTACCCCGCCTAAAATAAGTTTACGGCCTACCACCAAACGATGCACATCATAACCAATGCCTACCCGCATACCTTTCCCCTCTCCCAGTAACGCCGCGGCAATCACCATGTCTTCCGGCGTCGTGATTTTCAAATTGCGGTAACTGCCTGGCACCAGTTTTACCGGCATCCCCATCCGTTCCACCAAGGAAGCGTCGTCGGTTCCCAGAAAACCTTCCGCCGCCGCCAGGGCGTAAGCCTGGCGCAGAATGGCGGCCCGAAAGGCCTGCGGCGTCTGAATAGCCCACAGTGTCTTCCGGTCAGGGGTAGTAACCACAAAACCGTTATCATCAGCCACTTTAATCGTATCTTTGACCGGTACGGCTACTACAGCGGCGCCGTACCCTCGGGCGGCGGCGATAACATTTTCAATTGCCGTTTGGTCTACCAGTGGCCGGGCGCCGTCATGCACAACAATAATTTCCGCCTTGCCGGAAACGGCAGTGAGAGCATTGGCCACTGAATACTGGCGTTCACTGCCGCCGGCGACAACCTGACATTTGGGGGCCAAGGCCATGGCGGAAACCAAAGAGCGCATTTCTGCCATTTCCTCCGGCCCGCTGACAACAATGATTTCGTCAATCTGCGGACAAGCGGCCAATTGGCGGATGGTGCGGACCACAAGCGGAACGCCGGCCAGAGTCAATAGCACTTTGTTGCTCCCGGCGCCCATGCGCCGCCCCTGCCCGGCGGCGGCAATAATTGCTGTTACCATGCTCTACGACCTCTCTATATGGAAATTGGAAAGTAAAAGGTGGAAAGTGGGAAACGGAAAGTAGCAAACGGAAAATGGCAAAAGAAACGCCCTGAAGCGGCCACCGCGCTTGAGGGCTGATATCGGACCTTATAACGCCTTTGGTTTAGCAAAAATCATCCGGCCGGCGGCAGTCTGCAACACCGAAGTTACCAAAACGCCGATGGTTTCACCAATATGGCGCTTACCGCCATCAACAACGATCATGGTTCCGTCGTCCAAATAGGCAACGCCTTGACCGACTTCCTTGCCGTCTTTGACCACATGAACGACCATCTCCTCGCCGGGAAGGACCACCGGTTTCACGGCGTTGGACAGTTCGTTGATGTTGAGGACAGGTACGCCCTGGAGTTCGGCGACCTTGTTAAGGTTGTAATCATTGGTGATGATCTTGGCCTTAAGAAGCTGACCCAGTTTTACCAGTTTGGAGTCCACCTCGGTAATATCGTCAAAGTCGCGGTTGTCGATCTGAACATACATGCCAAGTTCTTTCTGAATACGGTTGAGAATATCAAGACCACGACGGCCGCGATTACGCTTAAGCAGATCGGAAGAATCGGCAATGTGCTGCAACTCTTCCAGCACAAAGCCGGGAATAACCAGCGTACCTTCAATAAAACCGCTTTTGCAGATATCGGCAATGCGGCCGTCAATAATAACACTGGTATCGAGAATCTTATACTGGGAAATGTTGGCGCCCTTTTCCTTCTGCCGATCTTTGCCCATGCGCGGCAGGGAGGCAAACAGGGCAACCAGTTCATCGCGTTTGCGAATCGCCACATTTATGCCAAGATAACCCAGAATAATGCTAAGCACCCCGGGAACGTAGGTGCCAATAATCGGAATCGGGAGAAAGGCGGAACCCAAAAGATTAGAAATTATAAGTCCAACAGCGAGACCTAACGCGCCTGCCAGTACGTCATAGACGGGCATTTTATTAAGCCTGGCTTCTACCCAGTAAGTAAATTGCCACAAATGTTTAATCAATAGCGGCGCCACCAAAAAACCAACCGCACCGCCAATCAGCCCACCGAACAGGAAAGACATCATGGTAGCCATGGTAATACCAAACACACCGACGCGCAGAAATTCGGGACTAACCACAGATGCCAGGAGTGGTATGATCCGGTCGGTCATCATCAGACCGCCAATGGCCGCCAGTACGGTGATTACAAAACGGAGCGTTTTATCAAGCAAAAAAACTTCACCTCCTCCCATATTGTTATATTATAAAATACATTCCGCTTTCCCACAAGAGATTGATCACCCAAAAGCCAAAATGTGGAAATCCTTCCCTTTTAGTCTATCCAGTATTTAGAGAAAAATACCTTAAAAGTTTACCTGTTTGGCGCTATTTTTTTGCACCAGTCCGTCACCCAGCCTTCAACGCTGTCGACATC
This genomic window from Thermosinus carboxydivorans Nor1 contains:
- a CDS encoding PIN/TRAM domain-containing protein — protein: MLDKTLRFVITVLAAIGGLMMTDRIIPLLASVVSPEFLRVGVFGITMATMMSFLFGGLIGGAVGFLVAPLLIKHLWQFTYWVEARLNKMPVYDVLAGALGLAVGLIISNLLGSAFLPIPIIGTYVPGVLSIILGYLGINVAIRKRDELVALFASLPRMGKDRQKEKGANISQYKILDTSVIIDGRIADICKSGFIEGTLVIPGFVLEELQHIADSSDLLKRNRGRRGLDILNRIQKELGMYVQIDNRDFDDITEVDSKLVKLGQLLKAKIITNDYNLNKVAELQGVPVLNINELSNAVKPVVLPGEEMVVHVVKDGKEVGQGVAYLDDGTMIVVDGGKRHIGETIGVLVTSVLQTAAGRMIFAKPKAL